A window of Camelus ferus isolate YT-003-E chromosome 1, BCGSAC_Cfer_1.0, whole genome shotgun sequence genomic DNA:
CAGACCCGAAAGTTCTTGTCGTTTCCCCTTCTGTGTGTTTTACTCTTGTTTTAGCTGAGTAGAGGAATCAAATGATTGGTGCAGTGTTGTTAGCCTCAGTTGGATGGGATGAGTATGTGTGTCAAAATAATACTCAGTAGTATTCTGCTCTGTTGAGAAAGCCAAGAATATCACTTCTCCTTGAAATGAAAACCTAAAAAGCTTTCCAAGAATTGTCAGACATAGAGCTCTTGGGGGGAAAAGTGACTTAAAAGACGTTCTAGAAGGATCCATTTTCTGAGACATTAGGGCCTATTGTTAGTGTAAAATttgtgcttaaaatttttttcctctgtatcttaCAAGCAAGAAAATTACTCCCGTTTATAGGTGATGTAGTTTCCAGCATTTGCTTTGCCCCAATTATTGCTTTCTAAAATTTGCCACATACAAACTCATAacattaaattagataatgttaatttttcattcaaaattacTTACAATTTAGGTAGAAAGTTAAAGCAAAAGTGATATAAATACATGGATTCTTTTATCAGGAGACCTGAAAGTTCCTTGGGAACCAGAAGAGAAAATACTTGTTATACCTCAAAGGGAGAGAAGCAATTTGGAATTTGATTATATGGACCAAACTGGAAAgatgtaaagcaaaaataaacgtTGATGCTAGTGGAGCATCATCCATTCAGGTTTTCTCTCCACCCAGCTTCCCCCACTGCCCTGGGCAAAGCATCTTTGATTCTGAGTGTGTCTCCTTTCACTCCCTGCCAGGAGGATAAGGTGGAAACAGGACTCTTGTGTTCAGGCAAGCTATAAGGTACATGTCCCAGGAGGGCTGATTAATGCCAAGGAGCAGGTAGgacagagaagatggcagaaAACAAGTTTCCAGGGAAAATGCCTTTGCCAAGAAAAATTCAGATAGGAAGCATAATTAAACGTGTGGTAagtttaaagaaaggaaaaatgccCAACTAACTCCAGACCTGCTGAAATAAGCTCTAGTTAGGGATCTCTTTTCAAATGCTAGATAGGATTACTGTATACCTGTAGGAGCCACTGTTCAAAATCTAGTTCACTtcatccagtttttaaaatacgaGAAACCTAGCGATTGGATGGTTTTCCCCACTTCTGGCATCTTTCAAAAGGTTTTTGTAAGATACTGCCATTCTCAGAACAGGGAGATACAGGTTGGTATTTTGTTGGAAGGCTGAGTTTGTTTTTACCTGATGTGTTCCCTGTAGGTTGTATATAAGTATATGACTTAAGGTCCAATCTATAAGAACTTGATTCCCTGAACCATTTATGGggaatttttcccttttctgtttttcatgctAACTTTAAGTTTATGACCCTTTTCCTTGAGGTATTGATGTTCAGGGTAGGGCTTCTTTTAGTAGGTTTTTAGTATGTTGACAGTTAATAGTTTTGTCGGCCCTGAGAGTAGACTTTGAATTCTCCTTGTGTGTAGGGGCTTTCTTAGCTGTTTTTACAGATTTGACCATGGACTAAGGGCTAAGATTTAAAGTTaactttatgtttttatatttggcTAATAATTTTGGGTGTCTTTTCTTTTAGACAGGCTAAATATCCTTGCATATATTTCCAAACCAGCTAATGGCCAACATAATTACAAAAGGTTTTAACATTAAGACTCTCCCTGACAAAAAAAGGTAGGAAGTGGAGGCATTGTTTCTGTGTTAGCCTAATGTCAGTACAGAAGGGAAAGCCTTtgcattctgtttttttcctgatctAAGAAAAGATTGCTCACAAAATGCATCTGCGTATAGCCAATTAGTTTTAGAGGTTGAGTGAAAAGTCTTAATATAATTTCATAAATACTATAACTTGGACCCTTGATCTGCTCGAATTTTCATGGGGAAACCTCATTAAGGTTTATTCCTAGGCAAGAAgtactttctcctctctcttgctGGACAGGCTGATAAAGCATCTGAGCTTGGAAAAAGACTTTTCTATTAATGAAGCAAGAGGCTTAAAAGATGATCTTGATTTTCTactctctctgcctttttcagAACCCTAGACTGATTTCTATTAACTACAGTTACTGTATTGGTTATCTTTTAACTCTTACTGTAAGGCACCCATATTTTCTCCCTGCCAGAGTAAGTTGTTATCTctgtttttccattaaaggttataatCATTCTATGAAGTAATCTTTCTAGCATTGGAATAAACAAAGGCGTTTAGTAAGTAACTTTGGGGTCCCtatttctactttctcttctAGATTAGCTTTTGTCTGTTGTAATGATGGCAGAAAATGTACCCCCCATTTTTGAGAACTTCTTTGTccaaggagagaaggaggtgaATTGTGCTTTTAAATGTTTGAGTGTTCAGAATATTTGCCAGAGAAAGCCAAGGGATTGTTAACTGGGGTCCCTAAAGCCATAGTGTATCTTTTAATTATTCCTTAATGTCCAAAGCAGCTGTTATTACCCTTAATAATGAggaatgccatttttttcttggaatctCTTTACTAACTTACGGTGGAAAGGAGAGGAGGCTGTCACATTTCATGTCACTTCACaacatgttttataataacttggGAATCTTACTGGAAAGTTTCTAGAGTTGTTTTAAGTGTAGAGACCAGAACTCACTTTGCCTGCTGAATTACTCTTCTGTGTTCTAAACTTCAAgctttaatttgtcttttctgtgtTGCATATGAATTTGATCCCTCAGCATCATAAGAAGGATCTTCCAAATTTTTTCCACTATGCTATAGGTCACAGAACATACTCTATAAAATGGTCTGTGATTTAAAATAAGTTCATATCTTCTATCTTTTCAAGAATGGCCAGAGTATTCTGAAGGTCTACCACATAAGGAGGTCTCTTACGATAACTTTTATGCAGCTTCAACATTGATTCTTAACCCCAAGAGTGATTTATTGTAATGTGGATTCTTGAGTCTGGTTATTTCTGCTCTATCTTGGGCAGGAGGATTCACTAAACTAATGCCTTTTAATTTGCCTGCATTGGATAACCTGAAATAAAGGTTGTCTTGCATGATATTACCTTGGTTAGCTATCAGACTGAGTGGATTCTCTTGTCTTTTCCACTATTTGTTCTGGTGCCTTGGCAGAATATTTCCATGGATCCAGTACTTACTGTATTTATGCTTTTCCCACTAATTAGTTAATTACATGCCTTTTGGTCACTGATAAACTTGTCCTGTTTACCCATTTCTTTGCTAGTTCCTTTTAGAGGTCTTTTTTGTACTACCTGTCTACCAGCTAGCCCAGTGTTGATAGGGAAAGCTGTGGGTATACAGTATCTAGATTTTGGTTTTAACATACAGTTCCTGAACTTCCTCCCTTACTGAGCCTCCATTAAGAGCCCCTGATCTATTttggttttaatatattttttatgtaaCTTTTCTAACTGCTAATTTCCAGTTCCCTATCCATTTGCCCTGGCTCATCTCCACTTAGGAAGCTGTACATCTTTGGCACCCTCTCAGTTCTTACCTCTGCAGTTGACTGCCTTTCTACTGTAGCTCCATCTGGTTGCTTTCAGATTCTTAGGGGCCTTCCACCATGGTTAGACAGACAGGGTCTTCAGGTCTAGTGTCCTCCAAGCTGGTCCTTGCTTTCCACTAGATTTCTACCTTTCTCTGAGACTTGAAAgatatctttgtcttttttccccactcaacAGTAAATAAGACTTGAAATTCTGTGGTcttatgaaaaagaatcaaaagcattttaaataagttttatgaattttatagAGTTTTTTATTGCTGGTGACTTGATTGAAATAGGTATAAGGTACAGGTGTCATAGTTAATAAGGTTCTTTCTCACCCTAGTTTTTATGGAGTAACATTCCCAAAACAGTCCTTGGGCAGTTCCCTTAACTGTTTGGCTTTGTTTGGCACCCATTTCTGAAGAGAGTGGGGTCAGTTAACTCTTATCCCTGCTCCAAAAAAAGGGTGGAAGTTCAAGTTAATTGGCTTACGTCAATTGGAGCAGTGCAACTATTATACCAGGTATATTCAGTTCCTGCCCTTACCTGTGTTTTCTTATCTTGGAAGGGGATTGCTTTCCCTCACCATTTATCTCACCAcagcttatttgtttttaaaattgcccAGAAAGTATACAAATTAAACTTTTGACATCTACGTGTAGGAATCCCGTTCTGCTTCCAGAAGTGGAAGTGCTCATGGATCTGGGAAATCTGCAAGGCATACCCCTGCAAGGTCTCGCTCCAAGGAAGATTCCAGGCGTTCCAGATCAAAGTCCAGGTCCAGATCTGAATCTAGGTAAGAAAGACTGTTGTGGGATTATCTTGTTACTCTTAGCTTTGAAATTGGTGTGTGCTTTGTAAACTAGGAAGATAGAGAGGTTAGATCATTTGTTGGCTTATTTAACAGTGGTAACTAGAAATGAACTTAATCTTAAGGTCTGGGAGACAAGATTGTGGTTAAGAGCCTGGGCTTTTGGTGTTAGGGTTCAAATCTTACctctatttttttctggcttgGGCAGATTACCTAACCTTTTTGAATCTTAGCTTCCTTATCTAAAAGGCAAGTTAGTAACAGTACCAGTTCTTcagaattgttgtgaggattcactCTGAGTTTAAGTAACTTAAACTACTTATTAGTGTATTGCAAATAGACTGCAGAATACCGATTTTTCAGTAACTTCAATTCTTGATAAATAGGTATAGTCTAGTAcgacatacatgtatatataaaacaatgccTTAACAgcgcactttttttttttttttatgtttgtcaAGAGTAGGCTATACCTCCTGGTTTGCCCAGGTCAGCCCCAGTTTATGCCTATTGTCAGGCATAATTAACAgcactccctttctctctcatagTGTGTCCTCCCTGGTTTAGATGACAGTTCATATGATCATTGTAGTTAAAGAGCAACTGGTTGATTTTAATACTGCTGGAGAGAACTACTGTGATGGTGATTTTAAGCGAATGGTGGGGCATAatgcaagaaacaaaaataaagggtGGTATTCCGATGGGGAAAGGTGGGCACAGATCAAGCTAGTATGAAATGTTGCATGTTTTGTGATTTTCAAAAGATACTGAGTTTGTTAATTCATTCtctttatcttaattattttaagaaatgttggAAGAGAGCTTTAGATAGCAGTGGTTTTGGAACTCTTCCTAGCAGAGTTGAAATGACTAGATACAGAAGAAAAGTCTTGATCCCACCTAATTGTTGGTATCATGTTAGTATATGCCTGGATTGTGTGTTCTGTCCTTTGGAGTTTTAAATCTAGAATAGAGTAGTAAAAGAATTGAAAGCTGTATCTTAACTGTCAGCTATCATAACCTTGAATCCTTTGTCTTTCAGGTCTAGATCCAGAAGAAGTTCTCGAAGGCATTATACAAGGTCACGATCTCGGTCCCGCTCCCATAGAAGATCCCGTAGCAGATCTTACAGTAGAGATTATCGAAGACGACATAGCCATAGTCATTCTCCCATGTCTACTCGCAGGCGTCATGTTGGGAATCGGGTAAGATGAAAAATAACGTTTCTGAAGCAATGGGCTGTCTAAAGCCACTTTATAATAATCTTTTCTatcttgtgttttgtttcatttgatgTCAAAACTGATACTTGACAGTGGAGCTTTAGCATGGTTACCtgtagaagctttttagtgttttgtgtttttttttagtgttttgagatAGTCTGtcttttacttagaaaaaaagatgTCTTCCATGTAATAATCTGCATTTGAGTTATCAGTCGCATATAGGCAAAATGGCATCATATTGGTAGCCTGTTAAGTTAAAACTCCACTGTGCATTACTGGTACAGTAATAGTACACTAGATTATATAACATGTCTATATGTTCCATGATAATGTTACTCAAATTTTCTGGGTCTGTTTAAATGGTTTTTACAGAATGCTCTTCCTGAGTTTCCCATTTAGTTATAAGGAAGTTTTCAGGTATTAAGGCTCTTACCTTCCATGAGAAGTTCCAAATGAGATGGCATTTAGTGTGTTCATACTGTGATTTCATTGTATAATCCGAATAGTTTtataggatgtgtgtgtgtgaaaatgggATGGaatttgactattgtaaatatgtgtgtgaaataaatgaaacttttaGGCAAATTCATTATGGCAACTGGAATACCAGCAACATTtggttcataatttttattataatgatttCAAGCTGCTTAATACCTGTTAAAGCTTGGTACGtatcttctgtgtgtgtgtgaacactaTGTATATGATGTttctatagaaataaaatcaagctgAACATGCTCTTCCGTATCTTTGACAATTTAGAGCCTCCCATTGTGTGGGTGGTATATcttaattcaacattttaaatagttttttccttctggcttagAGAGACAGTGCTATTCTGATTATCCTTGTGTGTGCATATTGTGAGTGTGTGGACATTTCTTAGAATAAAGTCCTGGAAGATGAATCCTTTGGGTAAATTGCCCTCcaatctccaaaaaaaaaaaaggttttttacTAATATGAACTGCTATTCCCCCCCCACCTACCCCCACTTGATTATTTACAATCTttcctgcccatttttaaacttgCTTGTGGTGCTGCTGTagcactaattttttaaatagtatttaatttaGTTATCTACTTTAGTATTTGTGGCATTTTTGGCTAATTTGTGCAtgatccctttaaaaaaatacgacacattttaaagtttaaaatccatttttctatttctaggcAAATCCTGATCCCAACTGTTGTCTTGGAGTATTTGGATTGAGCTTGTACACTACAGAAAGGGATCTAAGAGAAGTGTTCTCTAAATATGGCCCAATTGCTGATGTGTCTATTGTATATGACCAGCAGTCCAGACGTTCAAGAGGATTTgcctttgtatattttgaaaacgTAGATGATGCCAAGGAAGTAAGTAAAAGTCTTGTAACTTCGTAAAAATACCAGTCCTATTGTTAACTTCAAGTACTTGGATAAGGacaatttttgccttttctaactGTACCTTGAGCTAAAGGAAATCTATTCTTCTGAGAACAGCTATTGAAGTGAATAAAATGAACTTTTCCCCCAgccttttaatttggaaaatttcaaatgtatgcagaataacaaaaatatgaCAGTTGGTTCTGTATTCCAACTTGGTCTCCTACCACATTATTTGAAGTAAATTCCAGTGTAGTTGACTGTTTCCAGATGTGATATGTGTCTCAATACAGATctgtaaaatatttagataatGATACGCTCATTTAGAAAATTTAACCTGTGTTTACATTGAGTTactttgtaaaatggagaaaaactgattaaaaagctGATAAAAGTCGTGGCTCAGGTGAAAGGAACTGGTTTTGAGTATATACTGGCaagtgattttatattttgatgttgATTTGAGGcaaaatctacaaaataaaaaacattttagtaTGTAGACTAAAAATATATCATTGTGTGAATCTAGGCCACATTTAAGAAATTTGGACTTTAGATACACATAAGGATGATAGCTGAAATCTCTAGGGACAGTATAAGCAAGGGAAAAGCTTGAGAAACTTAATGACAAGCCTTCTGAGATCAATATTGAGATTAGTAGTTGAGCCCTAAATAAAATTACATAGTTTATACAATTTTTGTGAAGattatactaatttttaaaaaccataaactaatttttaaatagagtataaGTTCATTTACTAAAAGAAGAATTGAAAGCTGAATGCAAGTATTAGAGATTTAATTAAAGGGATGCTTTAAGAtggcattcattttcattttggtaaTAATTGATCCTGAGAGATATAAATAGGATTTGCCCAAGGTTATTAACAGTATAGGcctcctggttttcttttttcttttttcatgggaCCGCAGTTAACTTGAAAGACAGCATATTTTGTATCTGAATCAGCAGTGCCAAAAACTGGAGGCTTTAAACAAACTAGAAAATAGCATTAATTGGAATTAGAAGTTTAAATTCTATTCAGGTGAGAGGGGGTTCTTTAAATAAATTGTGAGCAAACTGCTGAGTCTTTGGgatattttttccttaagtgCATACTGTTTCATTTAGTGTATATTCTAGATGAAGGAAATACATGTAATTCAAACTTTCTCCATCCTAGCCTTTTGCTTCCATAGCAGGCAGGGATCCATAAACTTGTGTAAAGgatcagacagtaaatattttgggctgTGTATACCGTAAGATCTCAGTGACGATTTTTCAACTCTGCCTGCCATTGTAATGTAATGTAAAAGCAGCCATATATAGTATGCAAAGTAATGACTGGGGCTGtgcttcaataaaacatttatggTAACTAAactgaatttcatgtaatttcatttatgaagaatattattttgataccccccccccagccatttaaattcttacttttagCCCATGGGTCATAGTTTGTcaactatgtatgtatgtatttagagGTGCAAGCACTGTCAAACTGTAGTTAAGTAGAATAATTACTTCAAGTATGCATGGGTTAAACTGTCATTTTTGTCTTATTAGGCAAACTTCTCTGGGCTTTTATGGTTagcttttacaaatatttaatggACAGAAAACCCATAATGTTCTGGCCTGAAACCTCCAGTTGGACTTTATGTATAGTTATTTTTTGGATAGTTCGGGGCTTTGTCCAGGATGTATATGACAACTTATGTGGTTTTTTGAAGGCAAAAGAGCGTGCCAATGGAATGGAGCTTGATGGACGTAGGATCAGAGTTGATTTCTCTATAACAAAAAGACCACATACCCCAACACCAGGAATTTACATGGGGAGACCTACCtagtaagtttattttcaagGTTGTTAAAATTTGATATACAGTTCAATTTAACTTCGAAGAGCTATGCATGATGGGGGCGGGAGGATCTTTGGAATTTCAGACTGGCTAAACCTATGTTCAGTGGAAACATTCTGTTGGTGGCACAAATTTTGATACCATTGAATAGATCGCATCCCATTTTATCATAAAGAAATAACATACTGACCTTTGCTGGGTAATTAAATGTTCGTCATCAGAccatttttcactattaaagGTAAAATCAAATTTAGATAAATCTTACTAATTTGTTATTCATAGTGGCAGCTCACGCCGTCGGGATTACTATGACAGAGGATATGATCGAGGCTATGATGATCGGGACTATTATAGTAGATCATACAGGTAAGTTAACcataatacaaaatttaagtAGCCCCCAAAACTGAAAGACAAACTATCTCTTCTCCTGACTCAGTTGCAGCCTAATTTAAAGCAGTGCTATACCTAAGTTTTAGCCTTTGATAAAGTCGTTACCTTAAATACTAAAATGCAGACTTTTAGGTATTATGTCTTTTTAACTTATCttcatatgtatatgttttaaacAGCAAGTTGTAAACCAGCTGAAATCcctgttttaaaatgtgacagtGCAAACAAAATTATAGACCATAAAGTGAGTTTCATGTGCTGTATTTTGAAAGCCATTGCTTTATAAAGCAAGTTTTTAGGTATCTAAGGTATGCACTGGAGGGCAGGAAAAACTGATTCTTGAGAGTCCAAACAAGTACTTAAGGGCAATAATTTAATGTAACAGTGAtaaatggggttttttttattaccaaaaatacatttttcaggaGTTGGTAGGGAAATGCCCATGatattggaaatattttgaaaggtaaAAATGAAGTGAGAAGTCTCCTTTATTTTAGCAGCAGCAGGTAATTTAGAGCCTGTCTTGTCAAAATGTAAATTGCATAGTAAGTATAGACCACAGCAGTTATCCTTCTTTGGATACCTAATTTTAGTGTGGTGTTTAGGTGTGGATGtctcctgccttcccccacccccaagactaCTTGGTAATAGGGTAataggtttattgattgattgattggaggtactgggtattgaactaaggaccttgggcatgctgagcattcactctaccactaaCCTATACCCTGCCCCCCATTTGGTAATGTTTTAAGAAGTTGACAGTCCTGATACCTATCACTgacaaaaagaaactttgctaAAAATGACATTTCTGTACTAAGTGACACTTAAGGGATTGATTTGTGGAGGCTGCATAGATTAGGgtgttagaatttatttttactttcattcacTTGAGCATTTACTTCTAATACTTATTTTAACCACCAGGGAGAGCTCTTTGCTGGTTTGTAAAAGGTGGCAAAAGCAGCTGTTTATCACTTAAAGGAAACTAGCTCTCACTTCTCGAGTCACAATTTTATTGCATGAATTGTATactttcaaaaactttaaaaatgaatatatgtttcttttctgcCTACACAGAGGAggcggtggaggaggaggaggatggagagccGCTCAAGACAGGGATCAAATATATAGGTATACCAGAAGATTTAAAATCTGTAACAGTATTAGTAGAATGGCTCACATAAAACGTGGTTATTAGTATTTTGGTAGTTAAATTATGTCATGTTGCACAAAATTGGATTGCATGAAGTTcataaaaactaaactaaactgaAGCCAAATGATAATGTGTACATGGCTTAATTTGTGTGTTTACAGAAATTAATTGGGCTTACACTAGGTGATTAGTCAGTGGTACCATGATGGTATAAACTAAGAACCCATAATATTTTACTCTTTGTTTATTCCTGATAGTTTTGTTAGCTTTTTGTAAGCATCTCAGAATAAGCAAGTGAATATTCAAGTCAGTCTTATgtaaaactaaatcactttgaAGTACTatgaatgaaattttattttgggtaTCATTCATGGGGTATGGTTAAAACTAgtggtaagaattttttttttctttaacattctaCTTAACAATTTAAAATGAGTTAGCAGATTGAATGAATATATGCCTTGCTATATTTGATCTGTTGACAATCTCCAGTAGTTAGATTATCTGGTACTGGGCCTGATTATGTGCTTCATTCTCAGGACTGAAACAGACCTTGACATCCCATGACCGATGGAATATTTTTGAAGGTCAATAAGGACCTTTTGAAAGGTTTTGAAACTGATAAAGGGAccatatataattttcatgtgtcaatTTAGTCTAACTGTAATCTGTAGAGTCTTAGATGATCTTGACATTTGTTTACAGAAGACGGTCACCTTCTCCTTACTATAGTCGTGGAGGATACAGATCACGATCCCGATCTCGATCATACTCTCCTCGTAAGTTTTGATacgatttttttgttttaatagcagGCTTGCCCTGACTTAACAAACCACAGCAGGTAACGGGTTGATTCAATACTTTCCCCTGTTTCTCCCCAATTTTTGTGTTGTAGGGTTCAAGGAAGTATATGAAAACAACCCTTGTCATCTTACTGTTGCTAGTTAAGATAGCAAATGTATGTCATGTCACCATCTGTAGCTTTTGGCAGGGGGGcaaggggaggttattaggtttatttatttacttttagaggaggtgctgagggttgtacccaggacctcgtgcatgctaagcatacactctaccccttgagctataccttccccccctgtagttttgttgtttttttttttaagaagtcctTACAGTTTTTGTACAATTTTTGTACAGCTTGGAAACATTTGAGTGACTTAAACCTTTAGCCATCAGGTTGAGTTATACTCCCAGCTATTTCTGTTTAACATTGGTTTTCTTAGTGGAACCCTTATGTGAATGTCTTCTATTCTCACAGTAGGGGATCTCGTACATAGGAATTTCCTGGTGGCAGAATAGTCTTAAAATTTTCAACATTAAAAGTATATACTTGATGATCAGTTCTCAGTattgaaacatttcttttcttcctaggTCGCTATTAAAAAGCATGAAGTTGAAGACTTTCTGAAACCTGCCCTAGAGTTGGGATATTGTTTGTGGacaatattttttattgtctcCTGTTTAAAAAGTGAACAGTGCCTAGTGAAGTTAGGTGACTTTTACACCTTTTCTGATGACTACTTTTGGTGGAGTTGAAATGCTGTTTTCATTCTGCATTTGTGTAGTTCGGTGCTTTGTTCAAAGTTAAGTGTTTTCAGAGAAGTatgttttgcatgtatttttttacaGTCTAAATTTTGACTGCTGAGAAGTTTCTATTGTACAAAACTTCATTTAAAAGGTTTTTCTACTGAATCCAGGGTATTCTGAAGATCGAAGCCTGTGTGTAAAATGCTACCAAATGGCAAAAAGCAACAATAAAGTCtggtttttacttttctttctaacATATCAATGCTTAGCAGAACTGCTCAGATTAGATTGTCAGTagtaaattaaagacaaaaatgccCATTTTCCTCCAGTCCATGAAACATACCATATACTTAATATACCTGCAATTAAGTGTTAAAAATTATGCTCTGTAACTCTATACTGCTAGTATTAGAACTAAAGAACTTTCAATACAGTAAATGCTTAATGCTTATATAAATGTGGATTTGTTGGCCTTTATGTAATAATCTGTATTATATATAGCAGGGAATAAGATAAGAGTTACACAATGTATGCCTTAAAAAGGCTATTTCTTACAGCTGTTACAAGGCGATAATGGTATTTCAACTAGTTATCAGCAAGTTACAATACATTCCACCACAAATGTACTCTTGTTCTTCTAGCTTTTAGCCTATATGGAAAAACGGGGTGCTTCAGAGTTCGggaaaagagaagggaacactATACCTGTGTTGTGGATTAACTGAAGATTTtgcctgttcattttttaaatattattttcaggtcCTTTGCTTACCAAAGGAGGCCCAATTTCACTCAAATGTTTTGagaaatgtgtttaaataaatgcaaatgaaaagagtaaAAAGGCTGGTACAACTCAGTTTATAAAGAAGATGTTTAACCTTGCTACATATGATTagagttttttaaagtttctctcaAGCAGTATTCATTGGGCTGAGGTGTATTCTtgttttaaatagataaattgtGTATTGTTAGAAAATATGTTAAGAGTAATTAGGTAGTGGAGTGATCATCTCCACTTGGGGGATGGTGTTACATTAAAATAACTCTAGTCCCCACACTTGCCCTGAAGGTGCCTGAAATGCTTCTTCTGAATTTAGGTTATTTTTATGGCCATTTCTAGGGAAATTGCTATAGGCGGGTAATTATAGTTTGTTAGCCTGCTGATCTTTGTATGCTTAGATAAAATATAGCATGTCCCAAGTATTCTGTAAAGCGCTTCCCATA
This region includes:
- the TRA2B gene encoding transformer-2 protein homolog beta isoform X3; protein product: MSDSGEQNYGERESRSASRSGSAHGSGKSARHTPARSRSKEDSRRSRSKSRSRSESRSRSRRSSRRHYTRSRSRSRSHRRSRSRSYSRDYRRRHSHSHSPMSTRRRHVGNRANPDPNCCLGVFGLSLYTTERDLREVFSKYGPIADVSIVYDQQSRRSRGFAFVYFENVDDAKEAKERANGMELDGRRIRVDFSITKRPHTPTPGIYMGRPTYGSSRRRDYYDRGYDRGYDDRDYYSRSYRGGGGGGGGWRAAQDRDQIYRRSPSPYYSRGGYRSRSRSRSYSPRRY
- the TRA2B gene encoding transformer-2 protein homolog beta isoform X2, coding for MSDSGEQNYGERESRSASRSGSAHGSGKSARHTPARSRSKEDSRRSRSKSRSRSESRSRSRRSSRRHYTRSRSRSRSHRRSRSRSYSRDYRRRHSHSHSPMSTRRRHVGNRANPDPNCCLGVFGLSLYTTERDLREVFSKYGPIADVSIVYDQQSRRSRGFAFVYFENVDDAKEAKERANGMELDGRRIRVDFSITKRPHTPTPGIYMGRPTYGSSRRRDYYDRGYDRGYDDRDYYSRSYRGGGGGGGGWRAAQDRDQIYRRRSPSPYYSRGGYRSRSRSRSYSPRKF
- the TRA2B gene encoding transformer-2 protein homolog beta isoform X1 translates to MSDSGEQNYGERESRSASRSGSAHGSGKSARHTPARSRSKEDSRRSRSKSRSRSESRSRSRRSSRRHYTRSRSRSRSHRRSRSRSYSRDYRRRHSHSHSPMSTRRRHVGNRANPDPNCCLGVFGLSLYTTERDLREVFSKYGPIADVSIVYDQQSRRSRGFAFVYFENVDDAKEAKERANGMELDGRRIRVDFSITKRPHTPTPGIYMGRPTYGSSRRRDYYDRGYDRGYDDRDYYSRSYRGGGGGGGGWRAAQDRDQIYRRRSPSPYYSRGGYRSRSRSRSYSPRRY